One Setaria italica strain Yugu1 chromosome II, Setaria_italica_v2.0, whole genome shotgun sequence DNA segment encodes these proteins:
- the LOC101753176 gene encoding fibrous sheath CABYR-binding protein, translated as MATAEVQTPTAVVTEEAPAVETPPAAAAAAEEAPKEETPAPAEETAPAVAETENKEAEPEAEAPKEAEPAAAAEPEPVAEAPKEAEPAAAEEVKEEAAPATEPEPEAAAPAAEEAPATEAAPAEAEPAAAEPAAEEDAKAADSE; from the exons ATGGCCACTGCTGAG GTCCAGACCCCGACCGCCGTCGTGACCGAGGAGGCGCCCGCGGTGGagaccccgccggcggcggccgccgcggccgaggagGCTCCCAAGGAGGAGacccccgcgccggcggaggagacTGCCCCCGCCGTGGCCGAGACCGAGAACAAGGAGGCCGAGCCGGAAGCGGAGGCGCCCAAGGAGGCCGAGCCAGCCGCTGCTGCCGAGCCGGAGCCGGTCGCCGAGGCGCCCAaggaggcggagccggcggccgccgaggaggtgaaggaggaggcggcgcccgcCACCGAGCCGGAGCCAGAGGCCGCCGCTCCTGCTGCCGAGGAGGCACCGGCCACTGAGGCGGCACCCGCTGAGGCGGAGCCCGCGGCGGCCGAGCCGGCCGCCGAGGAGGACGCGAAGGCCGCCGACAGTGAGTGA